The proteins below are encoded in one region of Pseudomonas entomophila L48:
- the grxC gene encoding glutaredoxin 3, which yields MKPVIVYSSDYCPYCMRAKYLLESKGVAFEEIKVDGKPQVRAEMSQKAGRTSVPQIWIGSTHVGGCDDLYALERAGKLDALLAA from the coding sequence ATGAAGCCCGTCATCGTCTATTCCAGCGACTACTGCCCCTACTGCATGCGCGCCAAGTACCTGCTCGAGAGCAAGGGCGTGGCGTTCGAGGAGATCAAGGTCGACGGCAAACCCCAGGTTCGCGCCGAAATGAGCCAGAAGGCCGGGCGCACCTCGGTGCCGCAGATCTGGATCGGCAGCACGCACGTCGGTGGATGCGATGACCTCTATGCCCTGGAGCGCGCCGGCAAGCTCGACGCGCTGCTGGCGGCCTGA
- the glnA gene encoding glutamate--ammonia ligase, with protein sequence MSKSVQLIKDHDVKWIDLRFTDTKGKQHHVTMPARDALEDDFFEIGKMFDGSSIEGWKGIEASDMILLPDDASAVLDPFTEEPTLILVCDVIEPSTMQGYDRDPRAIAKRAEEYLKTTGIGDTVFVGPEPEFFIFDQVKFKSDISGSMFKIYSEQGSWMTDQDVEGGNKGHRPAVKGGYFPVPPCDHDHEIRTAMCNAMEEMGLVIEVHHHEVATAGQNEIGVKFNTLVTKADEVQTLKYCVHNVADAYGKTATFMPKPLYGDNGSGMHVHMSISKDGKNTFSGEGYAGLSDTALYFIGGIIKHGKALNGFTNPATNSYKRLVPGFEAPVMLAYSARNRSASIRIPYVSSPKARRIEARFPDPAANPYLCFAALLMAGLDGIQNKIHPGDAADKNLYDLPPEEAKEIPQVCGSLKEALEELDKGRAFLTKGGVFSDDFIDAYIELKSEEEIKVRTFVHPLEYDLYYSV encoded by the coding sequence ATGTCGAAGTCGGTTCAACTCATCAAAGATCATGACGTCAAGTGGATTGATCTGCGTTTCACGGACACCAAAGGCAAGCAGCACCACGTCACCATGCCGGCTCGCGATGCGCTGGAAGACGACTTCTTCGAAATCGGCAAGATGTTCGACGGCTCGTCGATCGAAGGCTGGAAAGGCATCGAAGCCTCCGACATGATCCTGCTGCCGGATGACGCCTCCGCCGTGCTGGACCCGTTCACCGAAGAGCCGACCCTGATCCTGGTCTGCGACGTGATCGAGCCGTCCACCATGCAAGGCTACGACCGCGACCCACGCGCCATCGCCAAGCGTGCCGAAGAGTACCTGAAGACCACCGGTATCGGTGACACCGTCTTCGTCGGCCCGGAGCCCGAGTTCTTCATCTTCGACCAGGTCAAGTTCAAGTCGGACATCTCCGGCTCGATGTTCAAGATCTACTCCGAGCAAGGCTCCTGGATGACCGACCAGGACGTCGAGGGCGGCAACAAGGGCCACCGCCCAGCCGTCAAAGGTGGCTACTTCCCGGTTCCGCCGTGCGACCACGACCACGAAATTCGTACCGCCATGTGCAACGCCATGGAAGAGATGGGCCTGGTCATCGAAGTTCACCACCACGAAGTGGCGACTGCCGGCCAGAACGAGATCGGTGTGAAGTTCAACACCCTGGTCACCAAGGCTGACGAAGTCCAGACCCTGAAGTACTGCGTGCACAACGTGGCCGACGCCTACGGCAAGACCGCCACCTTCATGCCGAAGCCGCTGTACGGCGACAACGGTTCGGGCATGCACGTGCACATGTCGATCTCCAAGGATGGCAAGAACACCTTCTCGGGCGAAGGCTATGCCGGCCTGTCCGACACCGCCCTGTACTTCATCGGCGGTATCATCAAGCACGGTAAGGCCCTGAACGGCTTCACCAACCCGGCCACCAACTCGTACAAGCGCCTGGTACCTGGCTTCGAAGCTCCGGTGATGCTGGCCTACTCGGCCCGCAACCGTTCGGCCTCGATCCGTATCCCGTACGTTTCCAGCCCGAAAGCCCGCCGCATCGAGGCGCGCTTCCCGGACCCGGCCGCCAACCCGTACCTGTGCTTCGCCGCCCTGCTGATGGCCGGCCTGGACGGTATCCAGAACAAGATCCACCCAGGCGATGCCGCCGACAAGAACCTGTACGACCTGCCGCCTGAAGAGGCCAAAGAGATCCCACAGGTTTGCGGCAGCCTGAAAGAAGCCCTGGAAGAGCTGGACAAGGGCCGTGCGTTCCTGACCAAGGGCGGCGTGTTCTCCGACGACTTCATCGATGCCTACATCGAGCTGAAGTCGGAAGAAGAGATCAAGGTCCGTACCTTCGTTCACCCGCTGGAATACGACCTGTACTACAGCGTTTGA
- the trmL gene encoding tRNA (uridine(34)/cytosine(34)/5-carboxymethylaminomethyluridine(34)-2'-O)-methyltransferase TrmL yields MFHVILFQPEIPPNTGNIIRLCANSGCALHLIEPISFELDDKRLRRAGLDYHEYATLKRHESLAGCLESLGNPRLFAFTTKGSHPFHEVAYQPGDAFLFGPESRGLPAEVLDSLPAEQRLRLPMRPGCRSLNLSNTVAVTVYEAWRQQGFAGS; encoded by the coding sequence ATGTTTCACGTCATCCTTTTTCAACCAGAAATTCCGCCGAACACCGGCAACATCATCCGCCTCTGCGCCAACAGCGGTTGCGCCCTGCACCTGATCGAGCCCATCAGCTTCGAACTGGACGACAAGCGCCTGCGCCGGGCAGGGCTGGATTACCACGAGTATGCCACGCTCAAGCGCCACGAGAGCCTGGCCGGATGCCTGGAAAGCCTAGGCAACCCGCGGCTGTTCGCCTTTACCACCAAGGGTTCGCACCCCTTCCACGAGGTCGCCTACCAGCCTGGTGACGCCTTCCTGTTCGGCCCTGAGAGCCGTGGCCTGCCGGCGGAGGTGCTGGACAGCCTGCCGGCGGAGCAGCGCCTGCGCCTGCCGATGCGGCCTGGCTGCCGCAGCCTGAACCTGTCCAACACCGTGGCGGTGACGGTTTACGAGGCGTGGCGCCAGCAGGGCTTTGCCGGGAGCTGA
- the ntrC gene encoding nitrogen regulation protein NR(I), whose amino-acid sequence MSRSETVWIVDDDRSIRWVLEKALQQEGMTTQSFDSADGVMGRLARQQPDVIISDIRMPGASGLDLLAQIREQHPRLPVIIMTAHSDLDSAVASYQGGAFEYLPKPFDVDEAVSLVKRANQHAQEQQALDVPQALARTPEIIGEAPAMQEVFRAIGRLSHSNITVLINGESGTGKELVAHALHRHSPRAASPFIALNMAAIPKDLMESELFGHEKGAFTGAANLRRGRFEQADGGTLFLDEIGDMPADTQTRLLRVLADGEFYRVGGHVPVKVDVRIIAATHQNLESLVQAGKFREDLFHRLNVIRIHIPRLADRREDIPALARHFLGRAAQELAVEPKLLKPETEEFIRNLPWPGNVRQLENTCRWITVMASSREVLVGDLPPELLNLPQDAAPVTNWEQALRQWADQALARGQSSLLDSAVPSFERIMIETALKHTAGRRRDAAVLLGWGRNTLTRKIKELGMKVDGGDDDEGEDH is encoded by the coding sequence ATGAGCCGAAGTGAAACCGTCTGGATCGTCGATGATGATCGCTCCATCCGCTGGGTCCTGGAAAAGGCCCTGCAGCAGGAGGGCATGACCACCCAGAGCTTCGACAGTGCCGACGGTGTCATGGGCCGCCTGGCCCGCCAGCAACCGGACGTGATCATTTCCGATATCCGCATGCCGGGGGCCAGCGGCCTTGATTTGCTGGCGCAGATCCGCGAGCAGCACCCGCGCCTGCCGGTGATCATCATGACCGCCCACTCCGACCTGGACAGCGCCGTGGCGTCGTACCAGGGTGGCGCCTTCGAGTATCTGCCCAAGCCGTTCGACGTCGACGAGGCGGTGTCGCTGGTCAAGCGCGCCAACCAGCACGCCCAGGAGCAACAGGCGCTGGACGTGCCGCAAGCCCTGGCCCGCACCCCCGAGATCATTGGCGAGGCGCCGGCGATGCAGGAGGTGTTCCGCGCCATCGGGCGCCTCAGCCACTCCAACATCACCGTGCTGATCAATGGCGAATCCGGTACCGGTAAAGAACTGGTGGCCCACGCCCTGCACCGCCACAGCCCGCGTGCGGCGTCGCCGTTCATCGCCCTGAACATGGCGGCGATCCCCAAGGACCTGATGGAATCCGAGCTGTTCGGCCATGAGAAAGGCGCCTTCACCGGCGCCGCCAACCTGCGCCGTGGCCGCTTCGAGCAGGCCGACGGCGGCACGCTGTTCCTCGACGAGATCGGCGACATGCCCGCCGACACCCAGACCCGCCTGCTGCGGGTGCTGGCCGATGGCGAGTTCTACCGGGTCGGCGGCCATGTGCCGGTGAAGGTGGACGTGCGCATCATCGCCGCCACCCACCAGAACCTCGAGTCGCTGGTGCAGGCCGGCAAGTTCCGGGAAGACCTGTTCCACCGCCTCAATGTGATCCGCATCCATATCCCACGCCTGGCTGACCGGCGCGAAGACATCCCGGCCTTGGCCCGTCACTTCCTCGGCCGCGCCGCCCAGGAGCTGGCGGTCGAGCCCAAGCTGCTCAAGCCGGAAACCGAGGAATTCATCCGCAACCTGCCGTGGCCGGGCAACGTGCGCCAGCTGGAGAACACCTGCCGCTGGATCACCGTGATGGCGTCCAGCCGCGAAGTGCTGGTCGGCGACCTGCCCCCGGAACTGCTCAACCTGCCCCAGGACGCCGCGCCGGTGACCAACTGGGAGCAGGCTCTGCGCCAGTGGGCCGACCAGGCCCTGGCCCGTGGCCAGTCGAGCCTGCTCGACAGCGCCGTGCCCAGCTTCGAGCGGATCATGATCGAGACCGCGCTCAAGCACACCGCAGGGCGCCGCCGTGACGCGGCGGTGCTGCTGGGCTGGGGGCGCAATACCCTGACGCGCAAGATCAAGGAGTTGGGGATGAAGGTCGATGGTGGGGATGATGACGAGGGTGAAGATCACTGA
- the glnL gene encoding nitrogen regulation protein NR(II) — translation MTISDAQHRLLLDNLTTATLLLNAELRLEYMNPAAEMLLAVSGQRSHGQFISELFTESTEALNSLRQAVEQAHPFTKREAQLTSLTGQTITVDYAVTPILHQGQTLLLLEVHPRDRLLRITKEEAQLSKQETTKMLVRGLAHEIKNPLGGIRGAAQLLARELPEDGLRDYTNVIIEEADRLRNLVDRMLGSNKLPSLAMTNIHEVLERVCSLVEAESQGCITLVRDYDPSLPDVLIDREQMIQAVLNIVRNAMQAIGSQNELRLGRIALRSRAVRQFTIGHVRHRLVARVEIVDNGPGIPPELQDTLFYPMVSGRPDGTGLGLAITQNIISQHQGLIECESHPGHTAFSIYLPLEQGATAP, via the coding sequence ATGACCATCAGTGATGCACAGCACCGTCTGCTCCTGGACAACCTGACCACGGCCACGCTCCTGCTCAACGCCGAGCTGCGCCTTGAGTACATGAACCCGGCCGCGGAAATGCTCCTAGCCGTCAGCGGCCAACGCAGCCATGGGCAGTTCATCAGCGAGCTGTTCACCGAATCGACCGAGGCGCTCAACTCGCTGCGCCAGGCGGTCGAGCAGGCGCACCCGTTCACCAAGCGCGAAGCCCAGCTGACCTCGCTGACTGGCCAGACCATCACCGTCGACTATGCCGTCACCCCCATCCTGCACCAGGGCCAGACCCTGCTGCTGCTCGAAGTGCACCCACGTGATCGCCTGCTGCGCATCACCAAGGAAGAAGCCCAGCTGAGCAAGCAGGAAACCACCAAGATGCTGGTGCGCGGCCTGGCCCACGAGATCAAGAACCCGCTGGGCGGCATCCGCGGCGCGGCACAGTTGCTGGCCCGGGAACTGCCCGAGGACGGCCTGCGCGACTACACCAACGTGATCATCGAGGAAGCCGACCGCCTGCGGAACCTGGTCGACCGCATGCTCGGTTCGAACAAGCTGCCGTCGCTGGCCATGACCAATATCCACGAAGTGCTGGAGCGGGTGTGCAGCCTGGTCGAAGCCGAAAGCCAGGGTTGCATCACGTTGGTGCGCGACTACGACCCGAGCCTTCCTGACGTGCTGATCGACCGTGAACAGATGATCCAGGCCGTACTCAACATCGTGCGCAACGCCATGCAGGCCATCGGCAGCCAGAACGAGCTGCGCCTGGGGCGTATTGCGCTGCGCAGCCGCGCGGTGCGCCAGTTCACCATCGGCCATGTGCGCCACCGCCTGGTGGCCCGGGTCGAGATCGTCGACAACGGCCCGGGCATTCCCCCGGAGCTGCAGGACACCCTCTTCTACCCCATGGTCAGCGGCCGCCCGGACGGTACCGGGCTGGGCCTGGCCATCACCCAGAACATCATCAGCCAGCACCAGGGCCTGATCGAGTGTGAAAGCCACCCCGGCCATACCGCGTTCTCGATCTACCTGCCCCTGGAACAAGGAGCCACCGCCCCATGA
- a CDS encoding rhodanese-like domain-containing protein, with product MVAHLIQFATDHFILVAIFVVLLILLLINEVRRGGQSLSNGQLTALVNAEKAVVIDIRPAKEYSAGHIVGALSIPQDKVAGRMSELEKHKDKTLIVVDAMGQQSGTLCRELLKAGFTAAKLSGGVSSWKADNLPLVK from the coding sequence ATGGTTGCTCACCTGATTCAATTCGCGACAGATCACTTCATCCTGGTGGCGATCTTCGTCGTCCTGCTGATCCTGCTGCTGATCAACGAAGTCCGCCGTGGCGGCCAGAGCCTGAGCAACGGCCAGCTGACCGCCCTGGTCAATGCCGAAAAGGCCGTGGTGATCGATATCCGCCCAGCCAAGGAGTACTCGGCCGGGCATATCGTCGGTGCGCTGAGCATTCCGCAGGACAAAGTGGCCGGCCGCATGAGCGAGCTGGAAAAGCACAAAGACAAGACCCTGATCGTCGTCGACGCGATGGGCCAGCAGTCCGGCACCCTGTGCCGCGAGCTGCTCAAGGCTGGTTTCACCGCCGCCAAGCTCAGCGGTGGCGTTTCCAGCTGGAAAGCCGATAACCTGCCCCTGGTGAAGTGA
- the secB gene encoding protein-export chaperone SecB — translation MTEQQTNGATDANAPQFSLQRIYVRDLSFEAPKSPQIFRQQWEPSVSLDLNTRQKALEGDFHEVVLTLSVTVKNGDEVAFIAEVQQAGIFLIANLDAASMSHTLGAFCPNILFPYARETLDSLVTRGSFPALMLSPVNFDALYAQEMQRMQEAGEVPTVQ, via the coding sequence ATGACCGAGCAACAGACCAACGGCGCCACTGACGCCAACGCCCCACAATTCTCCCTGCAGCGCATCTACGTGCGCGATCTGTCGTTCGAGGCCCCGAAAAGCCCGCAGATCTTCCGCCAGCAGTGGGAACCGAGCGTTTCGCTGGACCTGAACACCCGCCAGAAAGCCCTGGAAGGCGACTTCCACGAAGTGGTGCTGACCCTGTCGGTAACCGTCAAGAACGGTGACGAAGTGGCCTTCATCGCCGAAGTGCAGCAGGCCGGCATCTTCCTGATCGCCAACCTCGACGCCGCTTCCATGAGCCACACCCTCGGCGCCTTCTGCCCGAACATCCTGTTCCCGTACGCCCGTGAAACCCTGGACAGCCTGGTGACCCGCGGTTCGTTCCCGGCACTGATGCTGTCGCCGGTCAACTTCGACGCCCTGTACGCGCAAGAGATGCAGCGCATGCAGGAAGCCGGTGAAGTGCCGACCGTGCAGTAA
- the thiI gene encoding tRNA uracil 4-sulfurtransferase ThiI, which yields MKLIVKVFPEITIKSRPVRKRFIRQLAKNIRNVLKDLDPELAVDGVWDNLEVVTRVEDEKVQREMIERLTCTPGITHFLQVEEYPLGDFDDIVAKCKHHFGHQLAGKHFAVRCKRGGHHDFTSMDVDRYVGSQLRQQCGAAGIELKKPEVLVRIEIRDQRLYVIHNQHNGIGGYPLGALEQTLVLMSGGFDSTVAAYQMMRRGLMTHFCFFNLGGRAHELGVMEVAHFLWKKYGSSQRVLFISVPFEEVVGEILNKVDNSYMGVTLKRMMLRAAARMADRLEIDALVTGEAISQVSSQTLPNLSIIDSATEKLVLRPLLASHKQDIIDQATEIGTADFAKHMPEYCGVISVNPTTHAKRHRMEHEEKQFDMAVLERALERAKFISIDHVIDELGKDIEIEEVTEALPGQIVIDIRHPDAQEDEPLVLEGVEVQALPFYAINSKFKHLDETRQYLLYCDKGVMSRLHAHHLLSEGHANVRVYRPT from the coding sequence ATGAAACTTATCGTCAAAGTCTTCCCAGAGATCACCATCAAGAGCCGGCCGGTGCGCAAGCGCTTCATCCGCCAGCTCGCCAAGAACATCCGCAACGTGCTTAAGGACCTGGATCCCGAGCTCGCGGTTGATGGTGTCTGGGACAACCTCGAGGTGGTCACCCGCGTCGAGGACGAGAAAGTCCAGCGCGAAATGATCGAGCGCCTCACCTGCACCCCGGGTATCACCCACTTCCTGCAGGTCGAGGAGTACCCGTTGGGCGACTTCGACGACATCGTCGCCAAGTGCAAGCACCACTTCGGCCACCAACTGGCCGGCAAGCACTTCGCCGTGCGCTGCAAGCGCGGTGGCCACCACGACTTCACCTCGATGGACGTCGACCGCTACGTCGGCAGCCAGCTGCGCCAGCAGTGCGGCGCCGCCGGTATCGAGCTGAAGAAGCCCGAAGTGCTGGTGCGCATCGAGATCCGCGACCAGCGCCTGTACGTGATCCACAACCAGCACAACGGCATCGGCGGCTACCCGCTGGGCGCCCTTGAGCAAACGCTGGTGCTGATGTCCGGTGGCTTCGACTCCACCGTGGCGGCCTACCAGATGATGCGCCGCGGCCTGATGACCCACTTCTGCTTCTTCAACCTCGGTGGCCGTGCCCACGAACTGGGCGTGATGGAAGTGGCCCACTTCCTGTGGAAGAAGTACGGCAGCAGCCAGCGCGTGCTGTTCATCAGCGTGCCGTTCGAGGAAGTGGTCGGCGAGATTCTCAACAAGGTCGACAACAGCTACATGGGCGTCACGCTCAAGCGCATGATGCTGCGCGCCGCCGCGCGCATGGCCGACCGCCTGGAGATCGATGCCCTGGTCACCGGCGAGGCGATCTCTCAGGTCTCCAGCCAGACCCTGCCCAACCTGTCGATCATCGACTCGGCCACCGAGAAACTGGTGCTGCGCCCGCTTTTGGCCAGCCACAAGCAGGACATCATCGACCAGGCCACCGAAATCGGCACCGCCGACTTCGCCAAGCACATGCCTGAGTACTGCGGCGTGATCTCGGTGAACCCGACCACCCATGCCAAGCGTCACCGCATGGAGCATGAAGAAAAGCAATTCGACATGGCCGTGCTCGAGCGCGCCCTGGAGCGCGCCAAGTTCATCTCCATCGACCACGTGATCGACGAGCTGGGCAAGGACATCGAGATCGAGGAAGTGACTGAGGCACTGCCCGGCCAGATCGTCATCGACATTCGTCACCCCGATGCCCAGGAAGACGAACCCCTGGTGCTCGAAGGCGTCGAAGTCCAGGCACTGCCGTTCTACGCGATCAACAGCAAGTTCAAGCATCTCGATGAGACCCGCCAGTACCTGCTGTATTGCGACAAGGGTGTGATGAGCCGTCTGCACGCACACCACCTGCTCAGTGAGGGACATGCCAATGTGCGTGTTTATCGTCCGACATAA
- the aroQ gene encoding gamma subclass chorismate mutase AroQ, with protein sequence MRIPLALTCCIALSGCATPPPPSPALGHLLDTIDRRLDLAETVALHKWDQRQAVQASAREEQVLASARQAAPAHQLDPARAAAFFADQMEANKLLQYQLLDSWHLARKAPSLAQRDLGKEVRPELDRLQEQLLAALARFDQAMPGDCATQLADALQQRTHNPARHLALVRASGQLCKTP encoded by the coding sequence ATGCGTATCCCCCTTGCCCTGACCTGCTGCATTGCCTTGTCCGGCTGCGCCACCCCACCACCTCCCTCCCCTGCACTTGGCCACCTGCTCGACACCATCGATCGGCGCCTGGACCTCGCCGAGACAGTCGCCCTGCACAAGTGGGACCAGCGCCAGGCGGTTCAAGCCAGCGCCCGCGAAGAACAAGTGCTGGCCAGTGCACGCCAGGCTGCACCTGCCCATCAGCTTGATCCGGCGCGCGCTGCAGCGTTCTTCGCCGACCAGATGGAGGCCAATAAACTGCTGCAGTATCAGTTGCTCGACAGCTGGCACCTCGCACGGAAAGCGCCCAGCCTCGCCCAACGGGACCTTGGCAAGGAGGTGCGCCCCGAACTGGACCGGCTGCAAGAGCAACTGCTCGCCGCCCTTGCCCGCTTCGACCAGGCGATGCCAGGCGATTGCGCCACTCAGCTGGCCGACGCCCTGCAACAGCGCACGCACAACCCGGCTCGCCACCTTGCCTTGGTCCGCGCCAGCGGCCAGCTGTGCAAAACGCCGTGA
- the gpmI gene encoding 2,3-bisphosphoglycerate-independent phosphoglycerate mutase: MTSTPKPLVLIILDGFGHSESPEYNAIFAANTPVYDRLRATQPHGLISGSGMDVGLPDGQMGNSEVGHMNLGAGRVVYQDFTRVTKAIRDGEFFENPVLTGAVDKAASAGKAVHILGLLSDGGVHSHQDHLIAMAELAAQRGAEKIYLHAFLDGRDTPPRSAQSSIELLDATFAKLGKGRIASLIGRYYAMDRDNRWDRVSAAYNLIVDSAAEYTADSALAGLQAAYAREENDEFVKATRIGEAVKVEDGDAVIFMNFRADRARELSRAFVEPDFNEFPRARLPKLAAYIGLTQYSAKIPAPAAFAPSSLDNVLGEYLAKNGKTQLRIAETEKYAHVTFFFSGGREEPFEGEERILIPSPKVATYDLQPEMNAPEVTDRIVEAIEQQRFDVIVVNYANGDMVGHTGVFEAAVKAVEALDSCVGRIVEALGKVGGEALITADHGNVEQMEDECTGQAHTAHTSEPVPFIYVGKRKVTVREGGVLADVAPTMLKLLGLEKPAEMTGTSILVDA, encoded by the coding sequence ATGACGAGTACGCCTAAACCCCTGGTCCTGATCATCCTGGATGGCTTCGGTCACAGCGAAAGCCCCGAATACAACGCCATCTTCGCCGCCAACACACCGGTCTACGACCGCCTGCGCGCCACCCAGCCGCACGGTTTGATCTCCGGTTCCGGCATGGACGTGGGCCTGCCCGACGGGCAGATGGGCAACTCCGAAGTCGGTCACATGAACCTCGGCGCCGGCCGCGTGGTGTACCAGGACTTCACCCGGGTGACCAAGGCGATCCGCGACGGCGAGTTCTTTGAAAACCCGGTACTCACCGGCGCGGTGGACAAGGCGGCCAGCGCCGGCAAGGCCGTGCACATCCTTGGCCTGCTCTCCGACGGCGGCGTGCACAGCCACCAGGACCACCTGATCGCCATGGCCGAGCTGGCCGCGCAGCGCGGCGCCGAGAAGATCTACCTGCACGCCTTCCTCGACGGCCGCGACACCCCGCCACGCAGCGCGCAGTCGTCCATCGAACTGCTCGACGCCACCTTCGCCAAGCTGGGCAAGGGCCGCATCGCCAGCCTGATCGGCCGCTACTACGCCATGGACCGCGACAACCGCTGGGACCGCGTCAGCGCCGCCTACAACCTGATCGTCGACAGCGCCGCCGAATACACCGCCGACAGCGCCCTTGCCGGCCTGCAAGCGGCCTACGCCCGCGAGGAGAACGACGAGTTCGTCAAGGCCACGCGCATTGGCGAAGCGGTCAAGGTCGAGGATGGCGACGCGGTCATCTTCATGAACTTCCGCGCCGACCGCGCCCGCGAGCTGTCGCGCGCATTCGTCGAGCCGGACTTCAACGAATTCCCACGCGCACGCCTGCCCAAGCTGGCGGCGTACATCGGCCTGACCCAGTACTCGGCGAAAATTCCGGCACCCGCCGCGTTTGCCCCGTCCAGCCTGGACAACGTCCTGGGCGAATACCTGGCGAAGAACGGCAAGACCCAGCTGCGCATCGCCGAAACCGAAAAGTACGCGCATGTCACATTCTTCTTCTCCGGTGGCCGCGAAGAACCGTTCGAAGGCGAAGAGCGCATCCTGATCCCATCGCCGAAGGTCGCCACCTACGACCTGCAGCCGGAAATGAACGCCCCGGAAGTGACCGACCGCATCGTCGAGGCCATCGAGCAGCAGCGCTTTGACGTGATCGTGGTCAACTACGCCAACGGTGACATGGTCGGCCATACCGGCGTGTTCGAGGCAGCGGTCAAGGCCGTCGAAGCGTTGGACAGCTGTGTCGGGCGCATCGTCGAGGCGCTGGGCAAGGTGGGCGGCGAAGCACTGATCACCGCCGACCACGGCAACGTCGAGCAGATGGAAGACGAGTGCACCGGCCAGGCGCACACCGCCCATACCAGCGAGCCGGTGCCGTTCATCTATGTCGGCAAGCGCAAAGTCACCGTCCGCGAAGGTGGCGTGCTGGCCGATGTCGCACCGACCATGCTCAAGCTGCTGGGGCTGGAAAAGCCTGCGGAAATGACCGGTACCTCTATTCTGGTCGATGCCTGA